From the genome of Thiovibrio frasassiensis:
TTAATGACCTGGATGAGGCGGTTGGCCGAAAGGTCGATGGTTTCCAGGAAATCCCGCTGTTCTTCCGTCAGTTCCGTTTGCAGGGCCAGCTGGGTCATGCCGATGACCCCGTTCATGGGGGTGCGGATTTCATGGCTCATGTTGGCAAGAAATTCTGATTTTGCCCGGCTTGCCGCCTCGGCGGCCTCTTTCGCCAGGACAAGGTCTTTGGTCCGTTCCTCAATTTTTTCTTCAAGATCGCTATGTGCTTGGATGAGGGCGTGATCCCGGAGTTCAATCTCACCAAGCATTTCGTTAAAGCCCATGGTCAGCGCGCCGATCTCGTCCTTGTTTTTCACCGAGGCCCGCAGAGAGTAATCCTGATTGCGCGTAATCCCGCGGATGGTTGCGGCAAGCTGTTCAATGGGGCGGGTGAAGACCCGTTGCAGTTTTCCGGTGATAAGCCAGACGAGAAAAAAGGTTACTCCCATGACCAGGAGGGCGACCAGGAGATACCGTTGGAGCAGGAGTGGTTCATCATGGCGATCGGAGCGGGCAAAGACCATCCCCACCGTTTTATCCTGGAGCTTTATTTCCGTAAGAAAATCGATGGAATCGTTGCCAAAGACCGGGGTATTGAGCGGGATGGTCGGTGGTTGAAACTCGGTTTCGGTCATCGCCTTGTTCGTGGTATAGGTGGCAAAGACTCGGTGGTCCGGGGTGAGGATGGCAGCATATACGATACACGGTTCGGCGCGCAACGCCAGCAGGGTTTCCCTGGCGGCGTCCTGATCGGAAAAAACCACGGTGGATTTTGCATTGTCGGCGATGGCTTTGGTCAAGACAGCCAGGTTTTTTATCAGGAGATGACGCAAGGTGAAAAAATCATAGGCGCACATGACGCTGTTGACAAAAATCAACACCCCGCCGGTAACCAGCATGATTATCAGCAGGAGCTTTTTTCTGATCGGGAGCGCGTTAAAGTATTCCATCTTCCTTTGTTGTTTCCTGGTTTAGGTCTGAGGTCATGGTGTTTGGCGCGGTCACGCGGATGGGTCTGTTCTCCTCGATGGCCGACTGGTCAGGGCCAACGGCAAGCATGAGAAGCCGGGAGCTGATTTTGAGGTCTCCTTTTTCGGTTGCAGCCGGATTGATTTGAAACTTGATCTTTGCTCCTTTTCGGACAAAATTAATATCGCCGCCCAGGGAAATGAAGTTTTTTCCTTCCCCCACGGTGATCACCGGTTTTCCCTGGAGTTGGGCCAGGATCTTCGGCAGGTCCGAATTTTTATACGATTCCATGAAAAAGATCATGTGTGCCTTGTCGAGATCCTCGGCAGAGCTGGTGACGATAACCTTGAGGGGGCGTGCGCCGATAACGCTGTTTTGCAAGGCATGTTCAATGGTGCGGTCTTTTTCCCCGCCACCGACAATAACCAGAACAAAAGGACTCTTGGCGGAGTCAAAAGAGCGCTCTGGCCACTTGATGAAATTGAAAAAATTATAGAGAAAGCCGGCCTTGAGCTCGTACTCTTCATAGTTTGCGCCGGAGGCCTTGTCACAAGGCAGGCAAAAGAGGCAGAGGAGCGCGAAAAGCGCGAAGACGCGCTTGCGGCCAGGGATACTTTTTTTTTGTAAAATCTCAGGCTTCATGGAACCCTTGCCTAAAAGGTCATGCGTACTTGCGCATAGACGCTGCGCTCAATTTCCGAGGGGATGGTGTTGATGAACAACGAACCGAATTCGGGTTGGGCGTTATCGAGCAGATTCTGGCCTACCAGGGAGAGTTCGACCTGGGGGTTGAGCTGCCAGCCGATTCTGGCATCGAGGGTGACATAGCTGGCGATGCCATAGGTCGGGAGATTGTCCACATAGCGCAGCCAGGTGTCCAGGGTGAGGCGGGAGCCGAGATCCATCATGGACCTGAGCGATACCTGATTGCGGGGGCTCTCCCCTTCGGCATCCTCGCTTGCATAAAGCCCCTGGCCGGTTTCCTGCAAATCCAGGCGCAGGAAGGTGTAGGCCAATTGCAAACGCCACCATTCCAAGGGCTTGGCGTCTGCGACCAGCTCGAAGCCGTAGGTTTGTCCTTCCATGGTGTTGCCGGCTTCATAGTTGAGCTGATAGAGTATGCCAGGGGTGCTGTTGGCGGTTATAAAATTTGCTGCCGGAAACGGAGGGGTGGTCCGCAATCGGCTGTAGTCGTTGAGAAAGGCGGTCAGATCAAAGGCGAGTTTTTCGTGGACCTGGGTTCGGTAGCCGATCTCGTAGGCCGTGAGTTTTTCGGATTTGTACTCCTCGTTGCCGTTGATGACAAACTCCGCCAAGCCAGCAGGAAAAAGTGAAAGTTGGGGAATATATGTGCTGGGAACAATGGCGCTGCTGATCCGGATGTCGTGCTCTGCCTGGGAGGGGGTGCGCACCGCCTGGCTCACCGCACCCCAGAAGGTATGGTGCTTGTGCGGGGTGTAGAGTAACCGAGCGTTGGGTTGGGCCTCATAGCCGGTGAAGTCATTGTGCTCGAACTTGGAGCCCAAGGTGAGCCGGAGCAGGTCATCGATCAGGGTGATTTCATCCTGGACAAAGGCGCTGAGCAGTTGATCGGTTCTGCTGGCTGGAGCAAAGGAGAAGGTCGCGCTGTTTTCCAAAGTATCATGGCTATAGCGGTAGCCCAACCCCCAGGTCAGTTCCTGTCTCTCCGTGGCCTGAAAGCGGTGTTGGAATTCGATGTCACCCGTACCCCGGTCGTCGCCCAAAAGCCGGTCGTTGCTTTTGGCCAGGTCGTAATACCCCTGGAGTGACATCTCCGAGTTGTTGGGACCTTTTCTGGTCAACCGGCCCAGGAGATTCCCGCCCCGGATGTGGCTTGGGTTGCTGATGTCGGTAGTGAAGGGTGGGATTAGTGTGGGGATGTTGGTTGCGGCGTCGGCATAGCCGTTGTATCCGTCTCCTTGGATGGTATAGGAATAGGGGGAATCGGGGGCTGCGCTGTCCAGTCGAAAGCCGCCGCGGGCTTGGTGCCAGTCGTCATTGGCCTCGCTGCCGTTAGCGAATTCCAGGTCGTCGCGATAGAAATTTTTTCCGTATACCCGGTAGGTAGTATGCTCATTGATCTTGGTGCCATAGCGAACGGACCCGAACCCTTTTTCCTCGCTGCCGGTTCCGGCGGTGAGCAACCCGCCCTGGGTATCCGCCGAGTGCTTGGTGATGATATTGATGACGCCGTTGACCGCATTGGCCCCCCAGAGGCTGGCTCCAGGACCGCGGATCACCTCGATCCGCTCGATGTCATCGAGCATGGTGTCCTGGGCATTCCAAAGGACGCCGGAAAAAAGCGGATTGTACAGGGTGCGGCCATCCATGAGCACCAGCAGTTTGTTGGAGGAAAAGGCGTTGAACCCTCTGCTGCTTACTGCCCATTTGTTGGCGTCTATCCGGGCCACCTGCAGGCCGGGTACCATGCGCAGTACTTCCGGAATGGAGGTGGCACCCGAGCGTTTTATGTCTTCCTGGCTGACCACGAAAACGGCGGCTGCCGCATCGCTGGCCTTTTCGGTTTTTTTGGAAACCGAGGTGATGTCCACGGAAAGCAGCTCTTCAAGGGAAAGCGCGGTGATTTTGGGGTGTGCCGCCCAGCAAGGCTGGCTGCTGGCCATCAGGATGGAGATGGCTGTAAGGGTAGTTGCTTTGCGGGATAGGCTCGGTTTTCTTTTTTTGGCTGAGCGGAAAGCTGCCATCGGTGCGCCTCTTTTTTTCGTGAGCCTTGCGGCAGAAGGAAGTTGCGGCCATACTTGCTGGAAGCAATTATTGTAATTCTACTTTTTTCCCCTATCATAGGCAAGTAGTAGAATGTTGGCTTATGGTTTTCCAAGTGTCGCCGGGAAAGAAAATCTCCACTGTGTTTGGATCCCGCATTTATCCTTTAAGCGTATCAGAAGTTGGGCGCAAATGGAAAAATAAAGCCTGGCTTTTTGTCCGGGGTTTTGAGTACCTTGTTTTCCACGCAGAGCAGACGGGAGAGACATGCAACAGAAAGCTTCGGTTATCAATATTATCTGGTTGTCCCTGGTCGTTTTGGCCACGGTAACCGCCGCCTATACCAATCGGATGGACGCCCTTACCAGGGCTTCGTTCGAGTCGGCCAAGGACGCGGTTGTTCTGGCCATCGGCCTGATCGGCCCCATGGCCCTGTGGCTGGGGATCATGAAGGTGGCCGAAGCGGGGGGGCTCATGCGGATAGTGGCCCGCTGGGTGCGCCCCCTGATGGTTCGTCTCTTTCCGGACGTGCCCCACGATCACCCGGCCATGAGCGCCATGATCATGAACATGGCGGCCAACGCCCTGGGTTTGGGCAATGCGGCCACGCCCATGGGGATCAAGGCCATGCAGGAGCTGGACAAGCTTGCCCCGGAAAAGGGGACGGCCACCAACGCCATGTGCCTGTTCCTGGCGATCAACACCTCCTGCGTCACTCTCCTGCCCCTGGGGGTGATCACCATCCGGGCCGCTGCGGGTGCCGCCAGCCCGGCCGCCATTTTCATCCCCTCCCTCATCGCCACCACCTGCTCCACCATCACGGCCATCGTGGCGGCCAAGATGCTGGTCCGCAGAAACAGCGGGCTGGAATCGGCCGCTGTCCAGCAAATCCGCGAGGCTGCAACACTCGAGCCCGAGGTCTGTGTTGCGCCGGAGTTGTTTCCGCCGAGCGCGGCCGGGAAATGGTTCATCTGGCTGCTGATCGCCGCCTTTTTCGGAGGGGCGCTCTATCAGCTGGCCACCGCTTCCGAGCCGCTGGCCTTTTCCGCCGCCAGCCTCAACAGCGTGTCGAGTTGGCTGATTCCTGCCTTGATTTCCGGCTTGCTCATCTTCGGCTATCTTCGGGGGGTGCGGATCTATGAAACCCTGACCGACGGGGCCAAGGAGGGCTTCACCACTGCGATTCGGATCATCCCCTTCATGGTGGCGATCTTTGTCGCCATCGGCATGTTTCGGGCCAGCGGCGCCATGGATATTCTGGTTTCCGTCCTCTCGCCCCTGACCTCCGCCGTGGGTATGCCGGCCGAGGCTTTGGCCATGGGGCTTCTCCGGCCCCTCTCCGGCAGCGGTTCCTTTGCCTTCATGAGCGAGATCATCCAGCAGTCGCCGGACAGTCTCCTTTCCGCCATGGTTTCGGTTATCCAGGGTTCCAGCGAAACCACCCTCTATGTCTTGGCCGTGTATTTCGGCGCCGTCGGCGTCCGGCGGACGCGGCATGCCCTGCCTGCCGCGCTCTGTGGCGAGATGGCCGGGCTCATTGCTGCGGTGACGGTTTGCAACCTCTGGTTTTAGAGCGGAGCCCAGATACACTTTTCACAACGTGTCACCCGTAAAGGGACACAAAAAAAGCATGGTGCAAAGGGAGGTCTGCGTATGGGCGGGATAGTCTTTTTGGTAGTGTTTGTGGTGCTGGTTTTGCTGGTGGTCGGGATCTACAACCGGCTGGTGGGGTTGCGGAACCGTTTCAAAAACAGCTTTGCCCAAATCGATGTGCAGCTGAAGCGGCGGTACGATCTCATCCCCAATCTGGTGGCCGTGGCCAAGGAGTACATCAAGCACGAACGGGAAACCCTGGAGGCGGTCATTGGTGCTCGCAATCAGGCCTCGGGTGCGGTGCAACAGGCCGCGGCCGATCCGGGCAACGCTGCGGCGATCCAGGGGGTGATTGCGGCGGAGGGCGCACTCTCCGCCACCTTGGGGCGTCTTTTCGCCCTGGTGGAAAACTATCCCGACCTTAAGGCCAACCAGAACATGATGCAGCTCAGCGAGGAACTGAGTTCCACGGAAAACCGGATCGCCTTTGCCCGTCAGGCCTTCAACGACGCGGTCATGACTTACAATACCGGCCGAGAGCTGTTTCCCGCCGTGCTCTTTGCCGGGATCTTCGGTTTTCTCCCCGCGCAGTTCCTGGAGCTCGAGGAGAAAAATGAGCGCGAAGCCCCCAAGGTCGCCTTCTGAACATCCCAGGGTAAGACGATGCGGGATTTTTTTGCACAGCAGTACATGGCCCGGAGGAACACCTTCTGGCTGATCCTCTATTTTACCGCGGCGGTGGCGGTGATTGTTGCTCTGGTCACGGTTTTCCTTTATGTGTTGACCACCTTCAATCTCGGCCGTCTCTATGTTTCGCTGACCCCCTTCAACCTCTCTCCGCGCCAGTGGAATCTTGCCATCATGGGCAAAATCGCCGGTGTTGTTCTGGCCCTGATTCTGGTGGGCACTGGTTATAAGTACCTGCGGTTGCGCAGCGGCGGCGGCAGCCTCATCGCCCAGCTCTTGGGTGGGCGGGTCATCTATCCCGATACCCGCGATTTTTACGAACGCCGCCTGCTGAATATCATCGAGGAGATGGCCATTGCCTCGGGGGTTACGGTGCCCACCGTCTATCTGCTCGACCGGGAAGGCGGGATCAACGCCTTTGCCGCCGGTTTTTCGCGCGAGGACGCGGTGCTCGGCGTCACCAGAGGGGCGGTGCAGTATCTCACCCGGGAAGAGTTGCAGGGGGTGATCGCCCATGAGTTCAGCCATATCCTCAATGGCGATATGCTGATCAACGTTCGGTTGCAGGGCATCCTGCACGGCATTCTGGTCATCGGTCTCTTGGGCGAGATCCTGCTCAAAAGCGGGTTTGCGTCGGATCAGGGTCGGGATCGGGGCAAAGGGGGCGGTTTTTATGCGGTGCTGGTCGGCCTGGTTCTCCTTGTTGTCGGTTACACCGGGGTGTTTGTTGCCAGGCTGATCAAAAGCGCGGTGGCGCGGCAGCGGGAATTTCTCGCGGATGCCTCGGCGGTGCAGTTCACCCGAAATCCCCTGGGGCTCGCCGGGGCGCTCAAAAAGATCGGCGGCTTGGCTGCCGGTTCGAAAATCCGGGATCCGCACGCCTCCGAGATCAGCCATATGTTTTTCGGCAATGGGTTGCAGGAAAGTTGGTTCAACGTCTTTTCCACCCACCCCCCCCTGCTGTCTCGAATCCAGAAGCTCGATCCGGAATTTAAGGGGGATTTCCCGGCGCGGGTAGAATTTGCGCCGGTCAGCGAGGAAGAGGCCATGATGTATGCGGCTTCAGCCGGTCAGCCAGGGTCACTGCCCGGCGAAATACCGGCCGGGGGAGAGGGGCGGCATGTTTTCATCCACTCCTTGGCCGCCGGCCGCCCCCTAAGGGAGGTAATTGTTGGCCCGCACGGGGATCACCTGCGCCTGGCCCGGGAGATGATCGTCTCCCTCCCGCCCCCGATCCGGGATGCGGCCAGGAATGGCTTCGGGGCCAGGGCGATGGTTTTCGGCCTTCTCCTCGACGGGGATCCCGCCATCCGGGCAAAACAGCTTGGCCTGCTGGAAAGGGAAACGGATCCGGAGGTGCGGCAGGAGTTGGCGCGGCTGCTCCCCGACTTTGCAGAGCTTTTCCCGGAGATGCGGTTGCCCTTGGTGGATATGGCCATGCCCGCCTTAAAAAGTCTTTCTCCTGATCAGTATGCAGCGTTTAAACGGGGGGTGGATCAGTTGATGGGGGCCGACGGCAGGATCGACCTGTTCGAGTACGCCCTGCGCCATGTGCTGTTGCGGCATCTGGAGCCGCGCTTCCACCCGCACCCCCCCTCCCTGGCGCTGTCCCGCCCGCTCGCCCAGATGGGCGACGAGATCTCCTGCGTGCTCTCTCTGCTCTCCCGATTGGGCCATGGGGACGAGAATCTGGCCCGCAAGTCGCTGATGCAGGCGGTGCGGGTTTTCGGCAAGGAGATGAAGCGGTTCAGCTACCGGCCCGCCCGGGAGTGTTCGCTGAAGGGGTTTGATAATGCCCTGAAAATTCTGGCTCAGGGTGGGATTGAAACCAGACAGCTGGTTCTTGCTGCCGCCTTGGACTGCATTACCTATGATGAAAAGATAACCATTCGCGAGGCGGAGCTCTTCCGGGCCATTGCCGAGGCGCTCAGCTGCCCGGTGCCGCTCTGGCTCACCGGGCACAGCGACGAGGGTGCGCCGGAAGCGTGAGTCCGGATGGTTCGGCTACCCGGCCTGCACTGCTCCCTTGAACTGGGCGAGATCGGTGCGTTCCATGAAGCGGGCGGATCGTTCCTTGTTCCTGGCGTTTGCCGCGTAGTACTCCAGACACCGTTTCGCCAGGGAGATTACTTCCTCATCATTCAAGTCCTGGGCGATGATGTCGCCGATTCTTGGCAACCCCCCGCCGTTGCCGCCAAAGATCAGGGTCCAGCCGTTCTTCTTGCCGAACACTCCGATGTCGCGGACAAAGCTCTCACAGCAGTTCATGGGGCAGCCGGAGATGCCGACCTTGGTTTTGGCCGGCAAAGGCATGGAGAGCAGCGCCGCACCGATTTTTTCTCCCAGGGCCAGGGAATCCTGGCGCCCGAACTTGCACCATTTCATCCCGGGACAGGACTTGATGTAATGGATGCCCACCGGTTTCTGCGGCCCCGCCTCCAGGCCCAGCTCCTGCCAGATCTGCGCCACCTGTTCCGGATCATGGCCGAGCAGGGCAAGCCGCTGCGCCTCGGTGATCTTCAGCATGGGAATGCTGTGCTTTCTGGCGATGGCCGCTATTTTTTCTAGGAACTCCGGGGTGACAACCCCCATTTTCGGGCCGGGGACGACATTATAGCTCTTGGGTCTCTCGTTTTCTGTAGTCATAGCGATCTTCCTTGTTTATTGAAAAAGGGGGGCTGGATTGCCTCTTTTTTTTTACCCCTTTAGTTTGCTTGGGTCCTTGACCTAGGACAAGTATCCGCCGAAATAGTTTCCTGTCGCCGCCTGTCTTGACTTCCCGGCGCGCAGGGTTTAAATGTGTCTCTTATCGATACTATCAGGCCACAGATTTTTTGTGAGGAGAAAAAGTATGTTCAATATATTGGTTTTGGCCACCACGAATAAGGGCAAACTCAAGGAGTTTAAGGAGTTGCTTAAGGATTTTCCGGTGGAGATCCGCAGCCTGGCCGATTTCGGCCCCATCCCCGAGGTGGTTGAAGACGGGGAAACCTTTGATGACAATGCCTACAAAAAGGCGCATTTTACCGCCAAGGTTCTGGGGCTCCCCTGCATTGCCGATGATTCCGGGCTGGCGGTGGAGGCGCTGGGTGGTGCGCCCGGGGTGTATTCCGCCCGCTATGCCGGGGATAATGCCAGCGATGCGGAGAATAGCGCCAAGTTGCTCAAGGAGATGGAAGGGGTGAGCAACCGCAAGGCCGCCTTCCACTGTGTCATCTCCATCGCCGTGCCTTCCGGCCCGGCCTTGACCTATGAGGGAACCTGCCAAGGGGAGCTGCTCACCGCCCCACGGGGCGAGGATGGTTTTGGCTATGATCCGATTTTTTATTATCCGGAGCTGGGCAAGACCTTTGCCGAATTGTCCATGGCGGAAAAAAACAAGGTGAGTCACCGGGGGAAGGCCATGGCCGAGATGGCCGCTGAATTCGAGCAGGTGCTCAAGTGGGTGAAGCAGCGGCTGACCGAGGCAAAACCTGCCAAACCGGAGCATGAGCAGTTTGAACACAATGATTGGTCTGAAGAGATCATGGTGCGGGAGGTGAAGTAAGGGATCGCTTCCCTTCCTTGCCCAACCCTCCCCTCAGGTCCGCGTTATCCGCCGAGGGGGAGGGAAATTGTGTGCACGTACTCCATGTTCGCCTCGTTTCACGATGACTTGTTTCGCCTCTGCAAACGGAGCTCTCCGTTTTCTTCAACACATGCTATCCCATACCCAGCCAGCTGCTTGAACAGTGGCCTGCCAAAAAGAAAAAATTCCATCTCCAGCGAAAGTCCGAACTTGTGGGCAGCCTCTTTTCTGATGGCGAGATCCGTGCGCACCAGTTCGGTGAGTCGCAAGAGATCTTCCGGTTTCCCTGAGGCCGCGAGTTGACCGGTAAGGTGGCCGGGACATGCTTGTTCGTGGCGCGCGATCTCCGCAAGGATCGGGTCGTTGGGGTTGATCAGGTCGGTGCGGCGCAGGGTGTTCCGGTAGATGGTGGCCAGGAGCGCTTCCGGCTGCCAGCACTGGAGAATCCGGCAGGTTGTTGGGCGGTGTGCATAGATGGAGCAGCTGTTTGCTTCTTCATTGAAGAAAAGGCAGGTCCAGCCGTTGGCGGTGCCTCGGATCTTCAGGAGCTCCACCGGAACCGGCTCAAGCTTACCGGTGGCCGGATTGTACCCTGTCTCCCCGCGCCGAACGGTGGCCAGCTGATCGTGGTGAATAACCCCTTGGCGGACCAGATCGAGATCCCCCCGGCTCAGGGCTGGTCCGCCTTTCCGGCAACAGGTGCCGCATTGCTTGCACTGTTTGGGATCGCTCATGGTTCAGGGGCGAAGGGCGTAAGGGTAGTTTGGGCGCAAGATGATCCTTGCCGGCCATGAGATGGGAGCATTGTTAGTCTGTTTGTCCATGATAAATTACGTTATTCTATGGCAGGATACCATATAAATAGTTTTTTATACATCCAGCATGGTGTTGTTTTTATACGAAAAAAATGACCTGTGCGCTGCTCCCTTGATTTGCTTCCGTCTCCCATGGCATACCCCTTGCGTATACATCAAGACAAAGCGGCGCATGAAATGATTCTGCGCCGCCCAGGACATCCGAGACAGGAGGTCGGCCATGAAGAAAACATTCCGCAGCGAAAAAAGATCCGCAGCCCCAATCCTTGCCGAGACCACTGGCAAGCTAGCCGAAACCTTCTGGTTTGTCAGCTCCTTTGTCATGTCCCTTCTCATGGGCCCTTTTGCCGCCTTGCCTGCCATCATCGCGATTTTTTCGCTGAAGATTGACGGGCCCATGCCTTTGGAACTCTCTTGATTGCGGAGGAACACGCCATGAACGCACCTTCCTTGACACCCGAGCCTTTTGCAAAGCCATTGCTGGCCGATGACCAGGCTGTCTTCACCATCGGCGCCGCGGCCGAGATGCTGTCCGTTACCCCGCGCACCCTGCGGAGCTATGAGCAAGATGGCTTGCTTGCCCCGGTCCGGCATGGCAAGTGGCGTTATTACAGCCTGGACAACCTGAAATGGGTTTCCTGTCTGCGCAGTATGATCCACGAGCACGGGATCAGCCTGGCCGCCATCCGTAAATTGCTGCAATATACCCCCTGCTGGAACATTGCCGGCTGTTCTTTTGAAAAACGCAAGCTCTGCACGGCTTTCATGTCCAGCGGTCTGGTGCCGAAAAAGATCGAGCGGCGCAGCGGATTGTCCGGCGACCAGTCGATCTCTGCCTGATCGCTTGCGTCTTTCTCCCCGCATCGTGTACAACATGGTAAAATCCAACCCGGAGGTACCCCTTGAACCAATTTTATAAGAACCTGTCCATCTGGCTGGTCATTGCCCTGGTGGGCCTGGTGCTGGTCAATCTTTTTAGTCCCAAGGACGAGCCCGTCAATCAGATCAGCTACAACGATTTTCTCGACAGCGTCAACTCGGGCAAGGTGAGCCGGATCACCATCAGGGAAAATGTGGCCGAGGCCAAGGATCTGGTGGGCAACCGCTTTCAGACCGTGCTGCCGGACAATCTGGATCAGGTGAAGCCCTTCTTGAAAGAGGGAATTGCCCTGCGGGTGGAAAAGAAGAAAGAGCCGCACTGGCTGGCGAGTATTATCGGCTCCTGGCTACCCATGATCGTCCTGGTAGGCCTTGGCATTTATTTCATGCGTCAGCAGCAGGGCGGAGGCGGCAAGGGGTTGATGACCTTCGGCAAGAGCCGGGCCCGCCTCATCGAGGGTGAGGAGTCCAAGCTCACCTTTGCCGATGTGGCCGGGATTGAGGAGGCCCGTGAGGAGTTGGGCGAGATTGTGGATTTCCTCCGCGACCCGGGGATCTTCACCCGGGTGGGCGCCAGGATTCCCAAGGGGGTGCTGCTCTCCGGTGAGCCGGGCACGGGCAAGACCTTGCTGGCCAGGGCCATTGCCGGAGAGGCCCAGGTGCCGTTTTTCTCCATCAGCGGCTCGGATTTTGTCGAGATGTATGTGGGGGTCGGCGCCAGCCGGGTGCGGGATCTTTTCAAGGAGGCCAAGAAAAAGGCGCCCTGTATCGTTTTCATCGATGAGATCGACGCGGTGGGTCGGCAGCGCGGAGCAGGAAGCGGCGGCGGCAACGATGAGCGCGAACAGACCCTGAACCAGCTGCTGGTCGAAATGGACGGCTTCGAGGCCAATGCGGGGGTCATCATCATCGCCGCCACCAACCGCCCCGATATCTTGGATCCGGCCCTCAAGCGGCCGGGCCGCTTCGACCGGCAGATCATCGTGCCCCTGCCCGATGTGCGGGGCAGGGAGAAGATCCTCAAGGTCCATGCCGCCAAGGTTCAGCTGGACAGTGATGTGGATATGTCCATCATTGCCAAGGGCACCCCGGGTTTTTCCGGGGCCGAGCTGGCCAACATGGTCAACGAGGCAGCCCTGATGGCGGCCCGCTTCGAGGTGGGCAAGATCTCCATGGCCCTGATGGAAAAGGCCAAGGATAAGGTGATGATGGGGGCGGAGCGCACCAGCATGATCCTCACCGCCAAGGACAAGGAGCTCACCGCCTACCACGAGGCGGGCCATGCCCTGGTCGCCCGGCTGCTGCCCGGCACCGATCCGGTGCACAAGGTGACCATCATCCCCCGGGGGAGAGCGCTGGGGTTGACCATGCAGCTGCCCACCGACGAGAAACACTCCCAGTCCAGGTCGTGGCTGCAGAACAACC
Proteins encoded in this window:
- the ftsH gene encoding ATP-dependent zinc metalloprotease FtsH, encoding MNQFYKNLSIWLVIALVGLVLVNLFSPKDEPVNQISYNDFLDSVNSGKVSRITIRENVAEAKDLVGNRFQTVLPDNLDQVKPFLKEGIALRVEKKKEPHWLASIIGSWLPMIVLVGLGIYFMRQQQGGGGKGLMTFGKSRARLIEGEESKLTFADVAGIEEAREELGEIVDFLRDPGIFTRVGARIPKGVLLSGEPGTGKTLLARAIAGEAQVPFFSISGSDFVEMYVGVGASRVRDLFKEAKKKAPCIVFIDEIDAVGRQRGAGSGGGNDEREQTLNQLLVEMDGFEANAGVIIIAATNRPDILDPALKRPGRFDRQIIVPLPDVRGREKILKVHAAKVQLDSDVDMSIIAKGTPGFSGAELANMVNEAALMAARFEVGKISMALMEKAKDKVMMGAERTSMILTAKDKELTAYHEAGHALVARLLPGTDPVHKVTIIPRGRALGLTMQLPTDEKHSQSRSWLQNNLCILLGGRVAEEIVFGDITTGAGNDIERATAIARKMVCEWGMSEAIGPMNFAGPDEMGRSRQPYSGETAVRIDQAVIGLVTEARETATRLLNENRPIMEAMANALLEKETISGEDIERLMAAGQ